The nucleotide window GAGGGGTGGCACCATTGAGGGCATGGGCATTTGGTTGATGCGGTGCCAACAACGGCATTGAAGGAGTCCTTTCAGCAAGTGCTCTTAAGCGAGTGAAATGTACCTGTAGATATATCAGTGAGATAAGACAACAACTGTAAGGTAATCATCAAActacaaaaaaaatgtatgtgTATATGAGACTTGAGAGGTCCTATTACTAAGTATAAGATGCTTAATTGATGGCAAGCATTGATCAAGTTACGCCACCTAAATAATCACCGGAAGAATAATGTCTAAGAATGATCAAGCAACAAATTCACATGGAAAGTTACAACAATTCTGAGATATACTCTGATACGGTCTCATTATCAAGGACTCACCTGAAGCTTTgccttcctttcttctttgctttgaGCAACGGAGATGAACAGAGGTTTCTTGCCAATTATGTGTCCATTTAATTCATGtacctaataaataaatacaaatcaGATTATAACTTCCTGAAATTACAGAACCGCATAAGAAAATGACAATGTCTTCATTGCAACTCACAGCACGGGCAGCATCCTCTGAGGAAAGAAAAGCCACAAATCCAAAACCCTTGCTAAATCCTTGTGCGTCACACATAACCTGAATAAAACGTCATTCCCAGTAGATATGAATAAGTTGCAATTTCTATAAGTAGAATAAAAAAGTCAAACTCAAATATGAAGGTAATTAATATGCTGCATACCTTGCATGAACCTAAATTACCAAAAGGTCTGAAAATCTCTCTGAGTTTTTCATCATCAATAGAGTCATCAAGATTTTTAACATACAAGTTAGACTCCTGAAGTTTCGTCAATCGCTTGTTTCCATCCTGTTCAAATTTAGCTTTCAATTGGGCTTTTCTCTCGGACTTTTTTTCTGCCCTACCAACATACAAAACCTTCTCATGGAAGACAGAGCCATTAAATCTCTCAACTGCGGCTGCAGCATCATCCGGGTTTAGGAAATCTACAAAGCCAAAACCCCTGGAATTACCATTAGCATCCGCCATAACAACGGCACTGTCAATATGTCCGCATGTGCCAAACTTTTCAATTAGATCTTCCTTGGTCACTGTTTCTGCCAGGTTTTTCACATACACATTCTTAAATTTTGCTGGTCCATTAATTTTTTCTCTTACTTGACGGTGCTGAAAAAACCCGACAAAAACCTTCCTCCCGTTAACTAGCATGGAATTAAGAGAATTAACAGCCCTATGAGCATCCTCCTCCTGCTCAAATTGGACAAAGCCATATCCCTTTGACTGGCCATCACTATTAGTGGCCACCTTACAAGTAAGTACACGACCGAAAGTTACAAACGTATCATACAAAGATTTGCTGTCAATAGTTGGGtcaagattttttataaaaatattagcaACCCCACTCTTCCTGAAACTTGGATCTCTATTGGAAAACATGATCCGCATAGGCTTCCCATTTAGAGGAGTAAAATTTAGAAGCTCCAAAACACGGAGAGCTGCAGCAtataagaaatataacaaacaattaaaaattcaacattGATATAGATTTAAACATTTGACTGTATCTGGGGTGATATCAGACCagtcctttttttaaaaacaatcaaatttgTTTGCAGAAAATTACATAGGCTCTTTCCCATTTTAGGGCAGGGATCTTGTacaatcaaataattatttaaggcCATTCATTAATAACAAGTACTCTTACTTGATTAGGAAGCATCGTATTTTATCTCAAGCTCTAAAATGCACAAATTCTACAAGCAACATGAAACGTACTTCCAAATCATATTAATTTCACATGTCCTGGAGATAGACACTTGCAATTAATTGATTTGTATGTGATCACACAAATCAATTgtcatgattaaaattaaactgTATAAAAGTATAGCGAAAAAGATGACAATAATGTGGCAGGGAGCACATAAGCTcctacaaaaaagaaaagtaacCACACATATACTATCACATATCTAGATAagcatcttcttttcctttcGGCATGTAAAACTCCAGCTATTTACATAGATAAATTCTTAAACTAATTAGGTCATGCAAGGGTCAGAGGATACCCATCTATTTGAACACACACAGTAAACCACAACTCTCTCTTCCTCATCTGTTAGATACTAAAACTTTTCACTTCACTTGTAGCATTTATCCAATTAATTTTATTCATGTGGGTTCATAGATTGCTTCCATCAATATTATGGTCAGTTCTTTATCTCAACTATTTTCCTTCTAATTGTGGACAAGCACACTGTTTTATTTGAATCCAGTACTCTTTAAACTCCAGTCTCCAATTCAGAGAACAAGCATCATATGAACTCCTTTCTGATTTTTAAGACCATCTCAACAGTTCTCA belongs to Dioscorea cayenensis subsp. rotundata cultivar TDr96_F1 chromosome 17, TDr96_F1_v2_PseudoChromosome.rev07_lg8_w22 25.fasta, whole genome shotgun sequence and includes:
- the LOC120280842 gene encoding polyadenylate-binding protein 2-like; amino-acid sequence: MAMAPPLSSPRFRSSPTFPDEHAFSDASLYVGDLDLSVTDGQLFDFFNRFGSVASVRVCRDRLTRVSLGYGYVNFPTRDEALRVLELLNFTPLNGKPMRIMFSNRDPSFRKSGVANIFIKNLDPTIDSKSLYDTFVTFGRVLTCKVATNSDGQSKGYGFVQFEQEEDAHRAVNSLNSMLVNGRKVFVGFFQHRQVREKINGPAKFKNVYVKNLAETVTKEDLIEKFGTCGHIDSAVVMADANGNSRGFGFVDFLNPDDAAAAVERFNGSVFHEKVLYVGRAEKKSERKAQLKAKFEQDGNKRLTKLQESNLYVKNLDDSIDDEKLREIFRPFGNLGSCKVMCDAQGFSKGFGFVAFLSSEDAARAVHELNGHIIGKKPLFISVAQSKEERKAKLQVHFTRLRALAERTPSMPLLAPHQPNAHALNGATPQMYFGPGASSNLIPRQSAINGFQQQHPIQRFRPVIPPHYMIPYHPPRQGQHGQRMSFGSGGAIPPQQFVPRNWRQGFPHMQNAVNGPNTSLISQTPIVSSTRMGFRNSPSSPIAAFASLLASASPDQQHTILGNELYPLVEAIDKDHAAKVTGMLLEMGQNEVLHLLQSPEALKEKVNKALEVSEAAE